The genomic segment GGAGGGGCGACCCGGACCTGATCGATCCATCCCAGCTCGAGGGCGGAGCGACCACTTCCGGCGTCCTTCACCTGTTCGAGGCAGCTCCGCGCCTGCTCCGCCGTAACCATCTCGCGTGGTGTTGCGACTCGGATCCTAGAGGCGGCGCCCATGACAGTCCCTGACGGGTCCTTGTCGGGGTCTCACCTGACCTGTTTAGGTGCTCAGATCACCAACCGTTGCCTCCCATGGTCCGCAGCCTGCTTCGACGCGTCCTCGGCCCTGCCGGGAAGCAGGCTGCAAGCCCTTCCCAGCCTGTACTGGAGAGTCCTCCACGCGACTCGAGAGAGCGTGCCCGCAGCATGGTGCTGGGTCTTCAGGACGAGATCTGTTCCGGTCTTGAAGCTCTCGATGGAGAGAGCCGCTTCACGGAAGAGAGCTGGGAGCGTCCAGAGGGTGGGGGTGGACGCTCCCGGGTCATGCGGGATGGCCGGATCTTTGAACAGGGAGGCGTCAATTTCTCCGAGGTGCAGGGCCAGGAGCTCCCCCCTTCAATCCTGAAACAACGTCCTGAAGCCAAGGGACATCACTGGTTCGCAACCGGGACGTCCATGGTCCTGCATCCCCGCAGTCCGTATATCCCCACCGTTCATCTCAATTACCGCTACTTCGAAGCCGGTCCGGTGTGGTGGTTCGGAGGTGGAGCCGACCTCACTCCCTACTACCCATTTCTGGAGGATGCACGTCATTTCCACCGCACGCATCAGGCTGCCTGTGATTCGGTGCATCCTGATCTCCACAAGGTGTTCAAGCCATGGTGCGACGAATATTTCTTCCTCAAGCACCGAGGCGAGACCCGTGGCGTCGGTGGGATCTTCTACGACTACCAGGATTCCAATGGTGTCCTCTACAAGGGTCAGGACGGCAGCGGGCCTGCAGCTGCGATGGCGACCGAACTCGGACCGCGACCCCTTGGCTGGGAGCAACTGTTCTCGCTCGGTCAGGCCTGTGGCCGAGCGTTTCTGCCCTCATACCGCCCGATCGTTGAGAAACGGCACTCGCTTCCCTATGGCGATCGGGAGCGGGAGTTTCAGCTGTATCGACGCGGTCGTTATGTGGAATTCAACCTCGTCTGGGATCGGGGAACGATCTTTGGGCTGCAGACGAACGGTCGCACTGAGTCGATCCTGATGTCGCTGCCCCCCCTCGTCCGTTGGGAGTACGGCTACAAGGCTGAGCCCGGCTCAAGGGAAGCGCTGCTCACAGAGCTGTTCACCAAACCGCAGGACTGGCTTGGAGATCATTCCCTTGATGATCGTTGCCGACCGCATCACGCCGTCTATTGAAACCTCAAGGCAAGGCAGCTGAACATGATCAGCTGCGACCGACACCCCTGACCAGAGCATCCACCACGCGGCTGGCCAGGCACTGGATGGTCTCCGCGCTTCTGATCGGGTCTCTGAGTTGGGTCTCGAGTTCTCCCTGAAGCATGCCGATTTCAAGGATGCCGATGCCGCGGCGAGGTCCACCGAGGCCACCACGGAAATCTCTGGGAAACCTGCCAAAGGCTTTGGCAAGGCTTTCATCCACCACGTTGAGGTTGCGGTTGATCGCTGGAATCAGACCGGAGCCGAAGCCATAGGGGCTGTAGGCATCGAAGTGGATCTCAAGGATGTAATCCCCACGTTCCGACCGCATTTTGGCTTGGGCCCAGTTGGTGGATGGATCCCTGTGATTGCGGATGGTCAGTGACGGTGGTGTATAGCCGCTGATGTTCAGGCCCCGTTGCCGTCCCAGCTGCACAATCTGCTGCTGCACCTTGAAGTTCCAGTACAGCTCGTCGCGCATCCGGCCATCCATCGGGCGCTGCTTCAGCACATCAACCGCGTAGCCAGGGGTGCCGGATCCATCCATGTTCTGGGAATCGGCATGGCCTGCCATGACAACGATCGGAAGATCGGGGCTGACCGGGGCGAGCCCCCTCCATCGACCGGGCATGCGGGTGCGTGGACCCATCAGAGGGTCGGGGTTGCTGATAGCTGGACAACTGGCGATGACGGGTTCTTTGCGTTCCGGTGGATCCTGCAGCCAGTTCCGGGGTGGTTCTGCGGCTTTGGCGAGCAAGAGCAGCGAGAGTGTCGTCAGGGAGATCGTGAGGGAGATCCGACGACGTCGGATCCAACCGGGCAAAGCCATGGATTAGATCGGTGATGAAAGCAGTGAGCCATCACTGGCGAGCTCGAGAGACTCCGAGAGTTCGAGCTCAATGGCGATCAGCTCGTCGCGATGAGCTCGCAGTCGCAGGATGCTGCCTGCCTTGAGCGTGTCGTCGCCCCCTTCGAGGAGGCGAAGTTCGAGGTCTTCGGAGCGCGCGGCCCGCTTGTCATAAACGAGACCGGCCAGGGGACCAAGGCCGATCAGAAGCAACGGCCAGCCATGCCATTGGGGGATGAGCTGCTGAAGCACCAGTCCGAAGCAGGCGCCTCCGATGGCCGCAAGAACAGACAGCAACACTGCCAACGGGCGACTGGCCGCCACCTGGCCGCGGAAGCGCAGCACCTGCCGTTCGGCATCGCCTCCAGTCCGGCTCCAGCCGCGCTTCTCAAGCCATTGTGTGAGCGTCTCCAGCACCTCGAGAGGTGGTTTCGGAGAGCTCACGTCAACAACGGTGGTTCGGTCTTTGCTGGCTGCCCGCAGGAAGAAGACCAGCCCGATGGCCAGCAGCACCGTCAGTAGGAGGGTGGATTGAAATCCTGCGGGCATCTCGCCTAGGCGGCGTTGGCAGGAACCTATTCCACTGCCTCCTCAGAAACGGTTCAGGTGAGCACGAGGCGGTGCGAATCGAGCCAGCTGTGCCAGGGCGACATCAGTTTCTCGGCATCATTGCGGGCTGTCGGGAGCAGGTGGAGCATCCGTCTTGGACGACCCCGGCTTGGGCACCGCTGGGTGTAGGTGGTGATCGATCCC from the Synechococcus sp. KORDI-100 genome contains:
- the hemF gene encoding oxygen-dependent coproporphyrinogen oxidase — protein: MVRSLLRRVLGPAGKQAASPSQPVLESPPRDSRERARSMVLGLQDEICSGLEALDGESRFTEESWERPEGGGGRSRVMRDGRIFEQGGVNFSEVQGQELPPSILKQRPEAKGHHWFATGTSMVLHPRSPYIPTVHLNYRYFEAGPVWWFGGGADLTPYYPFLEDARHFHRTHQAACDSVHPDLHKVFKPWCDEYFFLKHRGETRGVGGIFYDYQDSNGVLYKGQDGSGPAAAMATELGPRPLGWEQLFSLGQACGRAFLPSYRPIVEKRHSLPYGDREREFQLYRRGRYVEFNLVWDRGTIFGLQTNGRTESILMSLPPLVRWEYGYKAEPGSREALLTELFTKPQDWLGDHSLDDRCRPHHAVY
- a CDS encoding cofactor assembly of complex C subunit B; protein product: MPAGFQSTLLLTVLLAIGLVFFLRAASKDRTTVVDVSSPKPPLEVLETLTQWLEKRGWSRTGGDAERQVLRFRGQVAASRPLAVLLSVLAAIGGACFGLVLQQLIPQWHGWPLLLIGLGPLAGLVYDKRAARSEDLELRLLEGGDDTLKAGSILRLRAHRDELIAIELELSESLELASDGSLLSSPI